Part of the Paenibacillus kyungheensis genome, TAAATTTTATCGAACAGGGCACAGTTCAGTATGGCGGTGCGTATGATCAAGCCGACCGATTTATCGCTCCAACCGTGTTAACGGATATCGAGCCGAGAAGCCCAGTCCTGGAAGAAGAAATTTTCGGTCCGGTTCTTCCGGTCATTCCCTATACCGATTTGAATTCATTATTATCCAGTGGCAGTCTGCAGCGTGATGCGCTTACCGGATACATATTCAGCACCGATAAACATCGAATTGAGCAGTTTAACGAATACATGCGTTCCTCGACGATCAGCGTCAATCAAGTAATTCATCATGCAGCGAGTCCCCATATTGCGTTTGGCGGAGTTGGCCAAAGCGGATACGGGGCTTATCATGGCAAAGCCGGGTTTCTGGCTTTTAGCTATGAAAAAACGAGCGTTCGAACGTATCATTATCTACGCTTTTCGGGCAAATTCCCGCCTTATTCGGAACGAAACATGAAAGCTTTGAAGAAGTTGAGAAAGAGGATTCTGTAAACAACCGGTATCGCAACAAAGAAAACAGGATGCGGAAATGAGGATTTTGTATGAGTAAAAAGGTAATAGTCATCGGAAGCGGGGTGGCGGGTCTTGCCTCTGCCATAAGGCTTCAGGCTGCTGGCTACCAAGTAGAAATCTATGAAAAAGGTTTGACACCCGGTGGTAAAATGAACCGGATCGAACTGGACGGAGGATACAAATTCGATTTGGGACCTAGTATCGTGATGATGCCAGAAATCTATCGGGAACTATTCGAAGTGTGCGGCCGTGACCCGGACGATTATATTCCCATGGAAAAACTAGATCCGATTTATCGGGCTTATTTTAGTGATATTCCTGATGAGCCTTTTGACATTTCCTCCGATATGACCAAGCTGACCAAAACGATCGAAGCGATCAGTGAAGAAGATACAGCAGGCTTTTTTCGGTATCTGCATGAGATTTATCAAAAATTTATCATTGCTAAAAATTATATTCTTCCCAGGCCTTTCCGTAAAAGGAGTGACTTTTATAACCTCCCAATGCTGAAAAAGGCAATAAAATTAAAACCTTACGATACTGCGGATAAATTTGTCGGTCGGTATATCAAGAACAAAAGGCTGAGACAGATGATCAGCTTTCAAACGTTATATATCGGCATTTCACCTCTGACTAGCCCTTCTTTTTATACAATGATTCCGATGCTTCAATTTTTATATGGAGTATGGTTTATTAAGGGCGGGATGTATACGATGGCTTTGTCGATGGAAAGACTCTTCAAAGAGCTTGGAGGAATCATTCATTACGGCCAAGATGTACAGCAGATATCTATTCAAAATCAAAAAGCAGAAGGGATTGTCGTGGACGGGCAAAACATTTCTTCGGATTATGTCGTTTGCAACGCAGACTTTCCTTATGCGATCAAACATCTGGTACAAGACAAGTCTGCTAAAGGACAGTATACCGACGAGAAAGTCGACAGCATGAAATATTCTTGCTCCTGTTTTTTGTTGTACCTCGGTATGAACCGCAAGTATGAAGAAACTGACCATGTGCATAATTTTATTTTCAATGAGGATCTGGACCAGAATCTCAATGATATTTTTGATGGAAAAAAACTGACGAATGCTTCTTTTTACGTGTATATCGCTTCAAAAGCAGATCCTTCCATGGCTCCTGAAGGAACAGATGGATTGTATATTCTGATGCCTGTATCAAATGCAGTCGAATCCAACTATGAGTGGGACGAAGAGACGGTTGCTTATTATCGCAGTTACATCTTAAATGAATTGAAAAAGATTCGTGGTTTTGAAAATGTGGATAATGAGATTGTGACCGAAACGCATATCACACCACTGGATTTCAGTTCCAAGTTCAATGCGTATAATGGTGCTTCGTTTGGTTTGCAGCCTATTTTAAAACAAAGCAACCACTACCGTCCCCAAAGCAAAGCGAGCGATTGCGAAAATTTGTACTTTACTGGAAGCAGTACACATCCCGGCGCTGGCGTTCCAATCGTACTTCTATCTGCCAAAATTGCCGCTCAAGAATTGATCCAAGATGATACAGGTAATCTGTTTGATTATTCGGTGAAATAAAGAAAGGGGGCGAATGTTATAACGGCTTTGGACATTATCAAACTGGCGATTGGATTTGGGACAGTGATAGTCGGCTTCCTCATGTTCTGGTCGCTACCTGTGCCCCGTGCCTCCTCCAGCGGGGCAACCAATCTACCGTTTCTGTCTATTATTATTCCTGCTAGAAATGAAGAAAGTAGGATCGTGCCTTTGCTGCAGTCCCTACAGGAACAGCGGTTTACCTCATTCGAAATTCTGGTTGTGGATGACGATTCATCGGACAAGACCGCTACTGTAGCGGAAAGTTTCGGTGCAAAGGTGTTGCAGAACGAAGGAGTAGGGAAATCCTCAGCCTGCTGGCACGGCGCCGAACAAGCTAAAGGAAGCTGGTTATTATTTTTGGACGCGGATACCAAATTCGAAAGCACAGAGGGGCTAAACAATCTGCTGCAGTTTTATCAGGAAAAGGGAGCCAGAGGTATTACAGCACTGCAACCTTTTCATACGGTAGAGCGCTTGTATGAACATCTTTCTGTTATTTTTAACATTATCGTTGTAACCGGAATGAATCTGTTTACCATTTGGGGTTCGCGTTTTAAAACGGCCGGTTCGTTCGGTCCGTGTATTTTATGCAATCGCGATGATTATTTTTTGTCTGGAGGGCATAAAAAAATCGAGGGAGCCATCATGGATGATTTGGCACTAGGAGAGGCGTTTCTTGAACAAAATCTTCCTGTACACTGCCTGGGGGGTAAAGGTATTATATCTCTGCGCATGTATCCCGAAGGCATTGGCAGTCTGATCGAGGGCTGGTGTAAAAGTTTTGCCGTCGGTTCCAAATCGACGCATCCGGTTGTCATGTTCATGGTCATCTTATGGATATCCGGTAGTTTCATTGCTGCATCCGCTCTAGTTTCTTCCCTGATAGCATGGAATCCTGCTACCATCCTGTTGAGCGGGATATTATATGTCCTGTATGCTATTCAGACAGGATGGTTTGCCGGCAGAGTCGGGGACTTCAAAAAAGCGATTTTTCTTGTTTACCCGATATGGTTTGCGTTTTTTATAGGCATTTATTTATATTCCTTTATCAGGGTGAATGTTTTCCGTTCCGTAAGCTGGAAAGGTCGCAAAATCAAAGTCTGAATACTGCGTGATATAAGCTAATTATTAAATCAAGTTTTTGGGAGACCTCTTGTACATGTTTTGAACTCACAAGAGGTCTTTTCATATCATGAACATAATCATTGAATATCAAGCTTCACCAAAGTCTAACGAGCATTACCCAAATCATACGGTGATAACTATGTTGGATTGGATGTGGAGCAGGATGGAATAATAGTAATATCCATTGAAAAGTACAAAATTGAGCGTAGAGAGCGTAATATCTCTTTAGGTACTTTACAAAAATTTCTAGTATTACAAATTAAGCCTTCACAGTTATTTGAAAACTATGATAATAAACAAACTAAGGAATTGGCAGACATGTTAAATCTCGTTCAATTTTTATTAGAATCTAGGTCTAATAAAGAGATCGCGGTCATCGAAAAAATGATCAGTAATTTGCTAGAATCAATAGACGAATTAAAATAAAGAATAAATATTCAAATATAATAATTGTACTAACGCATACAATTAAATAAATCCTATGTAGTGATTATAAAAGTAAATTGCATAGAGTTTATTTAATTAAGATATTAAAAGTATAAAATAGCGGCGCTAAGAGAATTAAGGTTGGTAATTATTAAATAATAAAAGTTATCTAAATGTATAATATATGAGTAATAATTATGGATATAAAATATAACTAAATTCAAATCTTGTATACATAATCACAAAACTCGTATTTTGTACATATGTATATAAGATTGATATGACTCTGTTTTCTTATCTATTACTGTTGTTATTTGATATAATAGTCTTCTCCTTTCATATTTGCACCACAAAATAAAAAAGTAACAGGTTTTTTAACTAGATAAATTAATTGGAGTAAACTATTATGTTGAGTAATTTTTTCTTAGATGATTTACACTCCTTATTGTGGCTAGATCGCTTACTCTTTTTGATAGTATATAATAGTGAGCAATTATTTTATATATTGGTTCAATCCTCGAATCATTATAGGTATTGACCAATATATAAAATAATCCTGCAACTCACACTATTGTTAACTATTACTTTACTACCCAAAGAAATAAAATTAGAAAGCCGATTAACTAACCTGCCAATGCATAATTAAATACCTCTAAGATAAACCAACTGCTAAATGATATAAAAATGAGATTCTCTTTCTTTATGTCATAGTTCTAATAGAAATATAATTGAATCGCGGTCAGGATAATCATATTTAATTGGTAAGTTCTGTTTATCAGTCTCTTTAAAGCCCACCTTTTTATAAAAACTGTGCGATCTTGTTGCTTTAGATGGAGTATCTAAAATGATCTTAGAAAAACCTTGTTTTTTAGCAAAATCAAGTAAAGCTTCAAAGAGCTTTTTGCCTGTCCCAAATTCTTTGCCTCGATAGTCTTTATAAACGAAAAATTTCTTTAATACAGCAATCTCTTTATTTTTCTTTTGCAAACCAATTGAACCGATAACCTCTTCTTTATCATTTAAGGCTATCCAAAAATTACCGCCGTCATTTATATAATTTGAATGAATATCTAGAATATCTGGTTGTTCTTCAACACCAATACCCACTCCATATTCGACATTTTGTACATGCAATATTAATGTAATAACTTCTTCTTTATATCTATCATTATAAACTGTAATCATTGAGTAGATCCTCCTAACGTTTTATTAAAAGAATTCTATTATATATCCTTTTTAAAATTCCTCTGCTTTACTACTCTCCAAAATACACTTAGATTAGCTTTATTTGGGTAGAGTTACTGCGCTGTTTTCATTATCTCATTAAAGCGTTCAAAATCTTGGAGGTAATTTTATTTCTCGTTAATAATTCTGAATTTATCTTCATCTTCAGGTTTCTTATATCTAGTAACCACTGAATATAACTTTGGCATGTCAATTTTGTCGAGCGTCTCTATCCACTCCACTCAATTTTCGTTATTTCTTTCTGCTGATAGATTATTGATGTCTGGCTTAAAGGTTGATCATTTCTCCAGGGTTAAGCACAATGCCTACCCCTTCTTTAAGCAGAGAAGCGAAGTAATGTGGATCTTGTTCAATAAATGGGAATGTGTTGAAATGAATCGGCACAACTTGTTTGGCTTGAAGCCAATCTGTGGCTACAGCGGCGTCTTCTGGTCCCATGGTATGGTTGTCTCCGATTGGGAGAAAAGCGATATCGATATCGTTGCGTTCCCCGATCACTTTCATATCGTAGAAAAGGCCTGTATCACCTGCATGATATATCGTTTTACCTTCAGCTGTGAATAGAATTCCGGTAGGCATTCCCGTGTAGGTGATGGTTCGGGTCTCCGGGTTAATATAACTAGAACTATGAAAAGCCTGAGTCAGTTTTACTCGTCCAAAGTCGAAGGTGTGCGCTCCACCAATACTCATAGCATGGGTTCTCACGCCTTCCCAGCCGATCACATCTGCCAGCTCTGCCGAGGCAACAACCAATGCGTTGTTGCGTTTCGCAATGTCTACAGTATCGCCTACATGATCACCATGACCGTGAGTTAACAAGATGATGTCTGCTTGTATGGTGGTTGCATCCAGATCTGTAGTAGTGTTGCCTGTAATAAATGGATCGATCAGAATAATAATTCCATTCGTTTCAATTTTTACAACGGAATGTCCATGATAGGATACTTTCATTTGTATTTCTCCTTTAATTAATTGGCTATTTCTGCATAGCGAGAGGAAAACCTGTTAACGTATACCCATTTATTTTGCTGGACAGCCGACCCGTAATTTGTCCAATGTAATCTTAAAAGGTTTTGGCGGCTATGCGTGCTTTCTCCACTCCATCAGCTTTAATCTGTAAAGCGCGGTCTCCTGCAGTGGATACTCCTTCTATAAACAAATTATCGAAGTCGGTGATACCTACGAAGTTCAATACGGTTTTCAAATGACGGCTTCCATTCTCCCGATCTGCTACAGGTCCTTCCGAGTAAATGCCGCCAGTAGCTTGGATGTGGAACGCTTTTTTATTTTTAAGCAGACCCACTGGACCATTCTCTGTATATTTAAAAGTTTTGGCTCTAACACAGAAAGAATCAATATACGCCTTCATTATAGGAGGATAAGAGAAATTCCACATCGGTGTTACAAACACATACTTGTCTGCAGCAATGAATTCATCCAGCAAAGTACTGAGCAGAGTTAATTTTTGTTGTTGTGCGGCAGACAATTGATCGAATGAACCACCATTCTGAATGGTTCCCCATGCTTCCCATACGTCAACATCAATTTGTGGAATATCGCGTTGATACAGGTCTACATGAACTACTTCATCTTCTGGATTAGTTTCTTTGTATGCTTGTATGAATTGTTCTCCGACAGAAAGGCTGTAAGATGCGTCAAGGTGACCAGGATGTGCCGTAATATAAAGTACAGTTGACATAATTAAAATTTCCCCTTTAATTGAATATATTTTTTATACAATAAACGGAGCGAATCCGTTACCATAAGACCAGTTTTCTTTATTGACTTCGACCAAATTGATGAATACATCTTCCATTCTAATATCGCACTGCTGATGTAGTTGCTGAGCTAAAGCCTCATAGAACTCTTTCTTCACTTCAGCTGAACGGCCGGCATTTAAAGTGATCTGAACGATGAGAAAACCGTCACTTCTATCCATATCCAGAAAATTCCGATCAAAGTTGAAATTCTCATGATCAAGTTCTTCTATAATCAGAAAGCGATCGTTCTGGGGAACGTGAAGCTTGTCTACAATCGTCTGTAAGACAACCTCGACAATAAGTGCTTTTTCTTCACTAAAGCGCCCTTTTAATGTGGTAATACGAGTTAATGGCATGTGTGTTATCTCCTTTTATTGTTGATATGGCTAATTATATCTGTTAGAATCCAGAACACGAATGTACATAAGTTCGTGTTTGTTCGTTTAAAGAAACGGAAACTATGGAATTCAGGTGATAGGATGGAAGACGAGAAATTGTCAAAAGATTGGCCTCATGAATGGATTAAAAAAATTCGTTCTAGACCTTCCAAGTACGGTTTGTCCAAGCGAATGCGGCAAGTGGACTTGGCACAGCGGGTCGGTGTGGATCCGCGAACTGTGCAGCAATGGGAAAATGGAGACCGAC contains:
- a CDS encoding phytoene desaturase family protein, whose amino-acid sequence is MSKKVIVIGSGVAGLASAIRLQAAGYQVEIYEKGLTPGGKMNRIELDGGYKFDLGPSIVMMPEIYRELFEVCGRDPDDYIPMEKLDPIYRAYFSDIPDEPFDISSDMTKLTKTIEAISEEDTAGFFRYLHEIYQKFIIAKNYILPRPFRKRSDFYNLPMLKKAIKLKPYDTADKFVGRYIKNKRLRQMISFQTLYIGISPLTSPSFYTMIPMLQFLYGVWFIKGGMYTMALSMERLFKELGGIIHYGQDVQQISIQNQKAEGIVVDGQNISSDYVVCNADFPYAIKHLVQDKSAKGQYTDEKVDSMKYSCSCFLLYLGMNRKYEETDHVHNFIFNEDLDQNLNDIFDGKKLTNASFYVYIASKADPSMAPEGTDGLYILMPVSNAVESNYEWDEETVAYYRSYILNELKKIRGFENVDNEIVTETHITPLDFSSKFNAYNGASFGLQPILKQSNHYRPQSKASDCENLYFTGSSTHPGAGVPIVLLSAKIAAQELIQDDTGNLFDYSVK
- a CDS encoding glycosyltransferase, whose protein sequence is MDIIKLAIGFGTVIVGFLMFWSLPVPRASSSGATNLPFLSIIIPARNEESRIVPLLQSLQEQRFTSFEILVVDDDSSDKTATVAESFGAKVLQNEGVGKSSACWHGAEQAKGSWLLFLDADTKFESTEGLNNLLQFYQEKGARGITALQPFHTVERLYEHLSVIFNIIVVTGMNLFTIWGSRFKTAGSFGPCILCNRDDYFLSGGHKKIEGAIMDDLALGEAFLEQNLPVHCLGGKGIISLRMYPEGIGSLIEGWCKSFAVGSKSTHPVVMFMVILWISGSFIAASALVSSLIAWNPATILLSGILYVLYAIQTGWFAGRVGDFKKAIFLVYPIWFAFFIGIYLYSFIRVNVFRSVSWKGRKIKV
- a CDS encoding GNAT family N-acetyltransferase; this encodes MITVYNDRYKEEVITLILHVQNVEYGVGIGVEEQPDILDIHSNYINDGGNFWIALNDKEEVIGSIGLQKKNKEIAVLKKFFVYKDYRGKEFGTGKKLFEALLDFAKKQGFSKIILDTPSKATRSHSFYKKVGFKETDKQNLPIKYDYPDRDSIIFLLEL
- a CDS encoding metal-dependent hydrolase, with product MKVSYHGHSVVKIETNGIIILIDPFITGNTTTDLDATTIQADIILLTHGHGDHVGDTVDIAKRNNALVVASAELADVIGWEGVRTHAMSIGGAHTFDFGRVKLTQAFHSSSYINPETRTITYTGMPTGILFTAEGKTIYHAGDTGLFYDMKVIGERNDIDIAFLPIGDNHTMGPEDAAVATDWLQAKQVVPIHFNTFPFIEQDPHYFASLLKEGVGIVLNPGEMINL
- a CDS encoding FMN-dependent NADH-azoreductase yields the protein MSTVLYITAHPGHLDASYSLSVGEQFIQAYKETNPEDEVVHVDLYQRDIPQIDVDVWEAWGTIQNGGSFDQLSAAQQQKLTLLSTLLDEFIAADKYVFVTPMWNFSYPPIMKAYIDSFCVRAKTFKYTENGPVGLLKNKKAFHIQATGGIYSEGPVADRENGSRHLKTVLNFVGITDFDNLFIEGVSTAGDRALQIKADGVEKARIAAKTF
- a CDS encoding tautomerase family protein, whose protein sequence is MPLTRITTLKGRFSEEKALIVEVVLQTIVDKLHVPQNDRFLIIEELDHENFNFDRNFLDMDRSDGFLIVQITLNAGRSAEVKKEFYEALAQQLHQQCDIRMEDVFINLVEVNKENWSYGNGFAPFIV